Proteins from one Triticum aestivum cultivar Chinese Spring chromosome 7A, IWGSC CS RefSeq v2.1, whole genome shotgun sequence genomic window:
- the LOC123150114 gene encoding uncharacterized protein, which yields MALIDWIELSDDAEIIELSSSEENVEEYQGASTQSNSAQHQATLHDDQTMFVTEGERREEATESGNAEEATASSSVTEKESGNPEEATVSETCPHTPTAVVTLKESRNPDEATVSQTCPHTTTAVTFPGPDPFSPKALTFQACVAKPRRAKAKRRRKLFHADTPWTWRSPRLEDKHKGRRRPVEELAVERKASAMPEEEEQKNTSARSRRKCKVFGKRCNLGR from the exons ATGGCGCTGATCGATTGGATAGAACTGAGTGATGATGCAGAGATTATTGAATTGAGCAGTAGCGAGGAGAATGTCGAAGAATATCAGGGAGCTTCCACACAGAGCAACTCAGCTCAGCACCAAGCTACATTGCATGATGATCAGACCATGTTTGTCACAGAAGGTGAACGAAGGGAAGAGGCTACCGAATCTGGAAATGCAGAGGAAGCTACTGCATCCTCCTCCGTTACTGAAAAAGAGTCTGGAAATCCAGAGGAAGCTACTGTATCAGAGACTTGTCCTCACACTCCAACAGCCGTTGTTACTCTAAAAGAGTCCAGAAATCCAGATGAAGCTACTGTATCACAAACTTGTCCTCACACTACAACAGCTGTGACGTTCCCCG GACCTGATCCCTTCTCTCCGAAGGCTCTGACTTTTCAAGCCTGTGTCGCCAAGCCGCGGAGAGCGAAGGCGAAACGTCGCAGGAAGCTCTTCCACGCCGATACACCTTGGACTTGGAGGAGCCCTAGGCTTGAAGACAAGCATAAAGGTCGTAGAAGGCCCGTGGAAGAGCTGGCAGTTGAGCGCAAGGCTTCTGCCATGCCGGAAGAAGAAGAACAGAAGAACACCTCGGCTAGGAGCCGGAGGAAATGCAAGGTGTTCGGCAAACGGTGTAACCTCGGCAGATAG